A genomic region of Denticeps clupeoides chromosome 17, fDenClu1.1, whole genome shotgun sequence contains the following coding sequences:
- the LOC114767368 gene encoding trichohyalin-like isoform X1: MDPHWKSHGKHFESTQDTNDWGWDLIQGPSILKNSFRASSHIDVCDLDMWDKQNSLRTKSVGLCSTGMVLDAGHHSSISTSSLSKIGHANVEGIKRWQSTGRLVPEGAPRPHAHSQGAQLRALLESSSLRQGELVQRLREAHGRLDSQAELLRFESQTGGQHLELKHKVPVKGTLQGSISPFHRLAEAVSALEQEKRAAGLSLFEECRRNEELKDKVLKLEMDMQKMRSALERGKKADLTLSQSSSQLHRTLPITQNDFNKEEKKQTEKELKRVREALRESEDQAEALEAEKDQMLLKLQSSKESEMSVLNQIEQVNQKLSKSTQAQSELEDQLSDSRSCLGQIQLERDLLSAKVLRLEDSLEDMKTKLSAALSEKDCLFQEKADVHQRAEVLGLQLERAQRGREGFTEQVCELHSELARAKAEASKHNQDRLLMKDEVQATKELSEKLSSDLETSKDKLEVTLKQLHELEAEKVIHTNQITALEAERSILIGEKEELLRSVHHAEQEDAAGLKEEGLHLRESQTRLQQKHEELQTRCKDLEELCLQREAELGQKTGELRRMESGFTEEKEELKRVAAHWNDRWEEVALKLRSTQAELDGEKRQRQQDTSRFQEEGAELVKAADRLQTELQRSQVDILQLLQQRADSEAELSRIKEAGAMERVKLDACRQQLDLERNRSQTLQRKMMNGPVYPSSLNKHNTEENNTLYIQDDPQRIFLTDPSSLEGRTPSLFWLQVSLEEEGGERAQEQAEMKKLWDMLMLRSSELERQQQELQSARVQVSQNSSEVDRLQQQLTNKEKELMEKENALKCLEKLRDSERREKMNKIRVLEQKISELKEANVERKGNKKEETFHGDSESSDAHKTHLDESTRRAEQQKTKSLKDLHQNKEGRRQSHEATKERVLKPEAADHEHQRRLVTEQLKSLFKEQEQRSRGQTPDGSPGVHAKWIKNSVGTLGSKLKEDHERGSQQKEAGPGALQGTESPHLQEEEAKPRQELHSETVQMSSVREEISNLSKRNENLLKAKLRFQHQIQRLKLKVPLNRERTSSPSMLSSLSTKAGEEEIRMDCDDGSYLARQVMVCDSENEDEVVSEELDVISAMLEIGLGGQFE; the protein is encoded by the exons ATGGACCCGcactggaaaagtcatggaaaacaCTTTGAATCCACACAGGACACGAATGATTGGGGGTGGGATTTGATCCAGGGGCCAAGCATTCTCAAGAACTCTTTCAGAGCCTCTAGCCACATTGATGTGTGCGACCTGGACATGTGGGATAAGCAGAACTCTCTCAGAACTAAG TCTGTAGGACTTTGTTCTACTGGAATGGTTTTAGATGCAGGACACCACTCCAGCATCAGCACCAG cTCTCTGAGCAAGATTGGACATGCAAATGTAGAAGGAATCAAAAGGTGGCAGTCTACAGGTCGCCTTGTGCCTGAGGGTGCACCACGTCCACACGCTCATTCTCAGGGCGCCCAGCTACGAGCCCTGTTGGAAAGCAGCAGCCTGAGGCAAGGAGAGCTGGTTCAGAGGCTCAGAGAGGCTCATGGGCGTTTGGACTCGCAGGCAGAGCTGCTGAGGTTTGAGAGCCAGACCGGTGGGCAGCATTTAGAGCTCAAACACAAGGTACCGGTGAAAGGTACCCTCCAGGGGTCTATCTCTCCATTCCAT CGCCTGGCAGAGGCAGTGAGTGCTCTCGAACAAGAAAAGAGGGCAGCTGGGCTGAGCCTGTTTGAGGAGTGCCGTCGCAATGAAGAACTAAAAGACAA GGTGCTGAAACTGGAAATGGACATGCAGAAGATGAGGTCTGCTCTGGAGAGAGGGAAGAAGGCTGATCTTACTCTCTCACAGTCCAGTTCCCAGCTCCACAGAACTCTGCCCATAACACAGAATGACTTTAACAAAGAG GAGAAAAAGCAGACAGAAAAGGAGTTGAAGAGGGTGAGAGAGGCTCTAAGAGAGTCAGAAGATCAGGCTGAAGCTCTGGAGGCAGAGAAAGACCAGATGTTGCTGAAGCTTCAATCATCTAAAGAG TCTGAGATGTCTGTGCTGAACCAGATAGAGCAGGTGAACCAGAAGTTGAGCAAGTCTACACAGGCCCAGTCTGAGCTTGAAGACCAGCTAAGTGACAGTCGCAGCTGCCTGGGTCAAATACAACTG GAGCGAGACCTTCTGTCTGCTAAGGTGCTGAGACTCGAGGACAGCTTGGAGGACATGAAGACAAAGCTTTCTGCAGCGCTGTCTGAAAAAGACTGCCTTTTTCAG GAGAAGGCTGATGTGCACCAGCGTGCCGAGGTCCTGGGCCTCCAGCTGGAGCGTGCTCAGAGAGGCAGGGAGGGCTTCACTGAGCAGGTGTGTGAGCTCCACAGCGAGCTGGCACGGGCCAAAGCCGAGGCAAGCAAACACAATCAGGACAGACTGCTAATGAAAGACGAAGTGCAGGCGACcaaagag TTAAGTGAGAAGCTTTCCTCTGATCTGGAAACATCCAAAGACAAGTTGGAGGTGACCCTGAAACAGCTGCATGAGCTGGAGGCCGAGAAGGTGATCCACACCAATCAGATCACTGCGCTGGAGGCAGAGCGCTCCATTCTGATcggagagaaggaggagctgCTGAGGTCTGTCCACCACGCAGAGCAAGAAGATGCAGCAGGACTGAAAGAAGAGGGCCTGCACCTCAG GGAGTCACAGACGCGCTTGCAGCAGAAGCATGAGGAGTTGCAGACCCGTTGCAAGGACCTGGAGGAACTGTGCTTGCAGAGGGAGGCAGAGCTGGGTCAGAAGACAGGGGAGCTGCGGCGCATGGAATCAGGTTTTACAGAGGAAAAGGAGGAACTGAAGAGGGTGGCTGCCCACTGGAACGACAGGTGGGAGGAAGTGGCGCTGAAATTGCGTTCCACGCAGGCAGAACTGgatggagagaagagacagCGTCAGCAGGACACAAGCAGA TTTCAGGAAGAAGGAGCAGAACTGGTAAAAGCTGCTGATAGACTTCAGACAGAGCTGCAGAGAAGCCA GGTAGAcatcctccagctgctgcagcagaggGCCGACAGTGAAGCAGAGCTGAGCAGAATCAAG GAAGCAGGAGCCATGGAGAGGGTCAAGTTGGATGCCTGCAGGCAGCAGTTAGATCTGGAGAGGAACAGGAGTCAGACCCTGCAGAGGAAAATGATGAATGGACCAGTATATCCTTCTTCTCTTAACAAACATAacacagaagaaaacaacacGCTCTACATACAAGACGATCCACAGAGAATATTTCTAACTGATCCTTCAAGCCTAGAAGGCAGGACTCCATCTCTGTTTTGGCTGCAGGTGTctctggaggaggagggtggggagCGGGCGCAGGAGCAAGCAGAGATGAAGAAGTTGTGGGACATGCTGATGCTCAGAAGTtcggagctggagaggcagcagcaggaactgcaGTCTGCCAGAGTCCAG GTATCACAGAACAGCAGTGAGGTAGACAGGCTACAGCAACAACTCACTAACAAAGAGAAAGAGCTGATGGAGAA ggAGAATGCTCTTAAATGTCTGGAGAAGCTAAGAGATAgcgagagaagagagaaaatgaacaaGATCAGAGTTCTAGAGCAGAAG ATTTCTGAATTAAAAGAAGCAAATGTGGAGagaaagggaaataaaaaagaagagacCTTTCATGGAGACTCTGAAAGCTCTGATGCACATAAGACTCATTTGGACG AGTCCACGAGGAGAGCTGAACAGCAGAAAACAAAGAGTCTGAAGGACCTACATCAG AATAAAGAAGGAAGAAGGCAGTCTCATGAGGCCACGAAAGAGAGAGTGTTGAAACCAGAGGCCGCAGATCACGAGCATCAAAGAAGACTGGTTACTGAGCAG TTGAAGAGTCTGTTTAAGGAGCAGGAGCAGAGGAGCAGAGGCCAGACACCTGATGGGTCACCAGGGGTTCATGCAAAGTGGATCAAG AATTCTGTGGGGACCCTTGGTAGCAAGCTAAAGGAGGACCATGAGAGGGGGAGCCAACAGAAAGAAGCTGGCCCAGGAGCACTGCAGGGCACAGAAAGTCCTCATCTGCAAGAGGAGGAGGCCAAACCTAGACAGGAGCTCCACAGCGAAACTGTTCAG ATGTCATCCGTGAGAGAGGAAATCAGCAATCTAAGCAAAAGAAATGAGAATCTCCTTAAAG CCAAATTAAGGTTCCAGCATCAGATCCAGCGTTTGAAACTGAAGGTGCCGTTGAACAGAGAAAGAACTTCATCCCCCTCCATGCTGTCCTCACTCAGCACAAAAGCAGGGGAAGAGGAGATACGCATGGACTGTGATGATGGGTCTTATCTGGCCAGGCAAGTAATGGTGTGTGACTCTGAGAATGAGGATGAGGTGGTATCTGAGGAACTGGATGTGATCTCTGCCATGCTTGAAATCGGACTTGGAGGTCAATTCGAATGA
- the LOC114767368 gene encoding trichohyalin-like isoform X3 has protein sequence MDPHWKSHGKHFESTQDTNDWGWDLIQGPSILKNSFRASSHIDVCDLDMWDKQNSLRTKSVGLCSTGMVLDAGHHSSISTSSLSKIGHANVEGIKRWQSTGRLVPEGAPRPHAHSQGAQLRALLESSSLRQGELVQRLREAHGRLDSQAELLRFESQTGGQHLELKHKVPVKGTLQGSISPFHRLAEAVSALEQEKRAAGLSLFEECRRNEELKDKVLKLEMDMQKMRSALERGKKADLTLSQSSSQLHRTLPITQNDFNKEEKKQTEKELKRVREALRESEDQAEALEAEKDQMLLKLQSSKESEMSVLNQIEQVNQKLSKSTQAQSELEDQLSDSRSCLGQIQLERDLLSAKVLRLEDSLEDMKTKLSAALSEKDCLFQEKADVHQRAEVLGLQLERAQRGREGFTEQVCELHSELARAKAELSEKLSSDLETSKDKLEVTLKQLHELEAEKVIHTNQITALEAERSILIGEKEELLRSVHHAEQEDAAGLKEEGLHLRESQTRLQQKHEELQTRCKDLEELCLQREAELGQKTGELRRMESGFTEEKEELKRVAAHWNDRWEEVALKLRSTQAELDGEKRQRQQDTSRFQEEGAELVKAADRLQTELQRSQVDILQLLQQRADSEAELSRIKEAGAMERVKLDACRQQLDLERNRSQTLQRKMMNGPVYPSSLNKHNTEENNTLYIQDDPQRIFLTDPSSLEGRTPSLFWLQVSLEEEGGERAQEQAEMKKLWDMLMLRSSELERQQQELQSARVQVSQNSSEVDRLQQQLTNKEKELMEKENALKCLEKLRDSERREKMNKIRVLEQKISELKEANVERKGNKKEETFHGDSESSDAHKTHLDESTRRAEQQKTKSLKDLHQNKEGRRQSHEATKERVLKPEAADHEHQRRLVTEQLKSLFKEQEQRSRGQTPDGSPGVHAKWIKNSVGTLGSKLKEDHERGSQQKEAGPGALQGTESPHLQEEEAKPRQELHSETVQMSSVREEISNLSKRNENLLKAKLRFQHQIQRLKLKVPLNRERTSSPSMLSSLSTKAGEEEIRMDCDDGSYLARQVMVCDSENEDEVVSEELDVISAMLEIGLGGQFE, from the exons ATGGACCCGcactggaaaagtcatggaaaacaCTTTGAATCCACACAGGACACGAATGATTGGGGGTGGGATTTGATCCAGGGGCCAAGCATTCTCAAGAACTCTTTCAGAGCCTCTAGCCACATTGATGTGTGCGACCTGGACATGTGGGATAAGCAGAACTCTCTCAGAACTAAG TCTGTAGGACTTTGTTCTACTGGAATGGTTTTAGATGCAGGACACCACTCCAGCATCAGCACCAG cTCTCTGAGCAAGATTGGACATGCAAATGTAGAAGGAATCAAAAGGTGGCAGTCTACAGGTCGCCTTGTGCCTGAGGGTGCACCACGTCCACACGCTCATTCTCAGGGCGCCCAGCTACGAGCCCTGTTGGAAAGCAGCAGCCTGAGGCAAGGAGAGCTGGTTCAGAGGCTCAGAGAGGCTCATGGGCGTTTGGACTCGCAGGCAGAGCTGCTGAGGTTTGAGAGCCAGACCGGTGGGCAGCATTTAGAGCTCAAACACAAGGTACCGGTGAAAGGTACCCTCCAGGGGTCTATCTCTCCATTCCAT CGCCTGGCAGAGGCAGTGAGTGCTCTCGAACAAGAAAAGAGGGCAGCTGGGCTGAGCCTGTTTGAGGAGTGCCGTCGCAATGAAGAACTAAAAGACAA GGTGCTGAAACTGGAAATGGACATGCAGAAGATGAGGTCTGCTCTGGAGAGAGGGAAGAAGGCTGATCTTACTCTCTCACAGTCCAGTTCCCAGCTCCACAGAACTCTGCCCATAACACAGAATGACTTTAACAAAGAG GAGAAAAAGCAGACAGAAAAGGAGTTGAAGAGGGTGAGAGAGGCTCTAAGAGAGTCAGAAGATCAGGCTGAAGCTCTGGAGGCAGAGAAAGACCAGATGTTGCTGAAGCTTCAATCATCTAAAGAG TCTGAGATGTCTGTGCTGAACCAGATAGAGCAGGTGAACCAGAAGTTGAGCAAGTCTACACAGGCCCAGTCTGAGCTTGAAGACCAGCTAAGTGACAGTCGCAGCTGCCTGGGTCAAATACAACTG GAGCGAGACCTTCTGTCTGCTAAGGTGCTGAGACTCGAGGACAGCTTGGAGGACATGAAGACAAAGCTTTCTGCAGCGCTGTCTGAAAAAGACTGCCTTTTTCAG GAGAAGGCTGATGTGCACCAGCGTGCCGAGGTCCTGGGCCTCCAGCTGGAGCGTGCTCAGAGAGGCAGGGAGGGCTTCACTGAGCAGGTGTGTGAGCTCCACAGCGAGCTGGCACGGGCCAAAGCCGAG TTAAGTGAGAAGCTTTCCTCTGATCTGGAAACATCCAAAGACAAGTTGGAGGTGACCCTGAAACAGCTGCATGAGCTGGAGGCCGAGAAGGTGATCCACACCAATCAGATCACTGCGCTGGAGGCAGAGCGCTCCATTCTGATcggagagaaggaggagctgCTGAGGTCTGTCCACCACGCAGAGCAAGAAGATGCAGCAGGACTGAAAGAAGAGGGCCTGCACCTCAG GGAGTCACAGACGCGCTTGCAGCAGAAGCATGAGGAGTTGCAGACCCGTTGCAAGGACCTGGAGGAACTGTGCTTGCAGAGGGAGGCAGAGCTGGGTCAGAAGACAGGGGAGCTGCGGCGCATGGAATCAGGTTTTACAGAGGAAAAGGAGGAACTGAAGAGGGTGGCTGCCCACTGGAACGACAGGTGGGAGGAAGTGGCGCTGAAATTGCGTTCCACGCAGGCAGAACTGgatggagagaagagacagCGTCAGCAGGACACAAGCAGA TTTCAGGAAGAAGGAGCAGAACTGGTAAAAGCTGCTGATAGACTTCAGACAGAGCTGCAGAGAAGCCA GGTAGAcatcctccagctgctgcagcagaggGCCGACAGTGAAGCAGAGCTGAGCAGAATCAAG GAAGCAGGAGCCATGGAGAGGGTCAAGTTGGATGCCTGCAGGCAGCAGTTAGATCTGGAGAGGAACAGGAGTCAGACCCTGCAGAGGAAAATGATGAATGGACCAGTATATCCTTCTTCTCTTAACAAACATAacacagaagaaaacaacacGCTCTACATACAAGACGATCCACAGAGAATATTTCTAACTGATCCTTCAAGCCTAGAAGGCAGGACTCCATCTCTGTTTTGGCTGCAGGTGTctctggaggaggagggtggggagCGGGCGCAGGAGCAAGCAGAGATGAAGAAGTTGTGGGACATGCTGATGCTCAGAAGTtcggagctggagaggcagcagcaggaactgcaGTCTGCCAGAGTCCAG GTATCACAGAACAGCAGTGAGGTAGACAGGCTACAGCAACAACTCACTAACAAAGAGAAAGAGCTGATGGAGAA ggAGAATGCTCTTAAATGTCTGGAGAAGCTAAGAGATAgcgagagaagagagaaaatgaacaaGATCAGAGTTCTAGAGCAGAAG ATTTCTGAATTAAAAGAAGCAAATGTGGAGagaaagggaaataaaaaagaagagacCTTTCATGGAGACTCTGAAAGCTCTGATGCACATAAGACTCATTTGGACG AGTCCACGAGGAGAGCTGAACAGCAGAAAACAAAGAGTCTGAAGGACCTACATCAG AATAAAGAAGGAAGAAGGCAGTCTCATGAGGCCACGAAAGAGAGAGTGTTGAAACCAGAGGCCGCAGATCACGAGCATCAAAGAAGACTGGTTACTGAGCAG TTGAAGAGTCTGTTTAAGGAGCAGGAGCAGAGGAGCAGAGGCCAGACACCTGATGGGTCACCAGGGGTTCATGCAAAGTGGATCAAG AATTCTGTGGGGACCCTTGGTAGCAAGCTAAAGGAGGACCATGAGAGGGGGAGCCAACAGAAAGAAGCTGGCCCAGGAGCACTGCAGGGCACAGAAAGTCCTCATCTGCAAGAGGAGGAGGCCAAACCTAGACAGGAGCTCCACAGCGAAACTGTTCAG ATGTCATCCGTGAGAGAGGAAATCAGCAATCTAAGCAAAAGAAATGAGAATCTCCTTAAAG CCAAATTAAGGTTCCAGCATCAGATCCAGCGTTTGAAACTGAAGGTGCCGTTGAACAGAGAAAGAACTTCATCCCCCTCCATGCTGTCCTCACTCAGCACAAAAGCAGGGGAAGAGGAGATACGCATGGACTGTGATGATGGGTCTTATCTGGCCAGGCAAGTAATGGTGTGTGACTCTGAGAATGAGGATGAGGTGGTATCTGAGGAACTGGATGTGATCTCTGCCATGCTTGAAATCGGACTTGGAGGTCAATTCGAATGA
- the LOC114767368 gene encoding trichohyalin-like isoform X5, whose product MDMQKMRSALERGKKADLTLSQSSSQLHRTLPITQNDFNKEEKKQTEKELKRVREALRESEDQAEALEAEKDQMLLKLQSSKESEMSVLNQIEQVNQKLSKSTQAQSELEDQLSDSRSCLGQIQLERDLLSAKVLRLEDSLEDMKTKLSAALSEKDCLFQEKADVHQRAEVLGLQLERAQRGREGFTEQVCELHSELARAKAEASKHNQDRLLMKDEVQATKELSEKLSSDLETSKDKLEVTLKQLHELEAEKVIHTNQITALEAERSILIGEKEELLRSVHHAEQEDAAGLKEEGLHLRESQTRLQQKHEELQTRCKDLEELCLQREAELGQKTGELRRMESGFTEEKEELKRVAAHWNDRWEEVALKLRSTQAELDGEKRQRQQDTSRFQEEGAELVKAADRLQTELQRSQVDILQLLQQRADSEAELSRIKEAGAMERVKLDACRQQLDLERNRSQTLQRKMMNGPVYPSSLNKHNTEENNTLYIQDDPQRIFLTDPSSLEGRTPSLFWLQVSLEEEGGERAQEQAEMKKLWDMLMLRSSELERQQQELQSARVQVSQNSSEVDRLQQQLTNKEKELMEKENALKCLEKLRDSERREKMNKIRVLEQKISELKEANVERKGNKKEETFHGDSESSDAHKTHLDESTRRAEQQKTKSLKDLHQNKEGRRQSHEATKERVLKPEAADHEHQRRLVTEQLKSLFKEQEQRSRGQTPDGSPGVHAKWIKNSVGTLGSKLKEDHERGSQQKEAGPGALQGTESPHLQEEEAKPRQELHSETVQMSSVREEISNLSKRNENLLKAKLRFQHQIQRLKLKVPLNRERTSSPSMLSSLSTKAGEEEIRMDCDDGSYLARQVMVCDSENEDEVVSEELDVISAMLEIGLGGQFE is encoded by the exons ATGGACATGCAGAAGATGAGGTCTGCTCTGGAGAGAGGGAAGAAGGCTGATCTTACTCTCTCACAGTCCAGTTCCCAGCTCCACAGAACTCTGCCCATAACACAGAATGACTTTAACAAAGAG GAGAAAAAGCAGACAGAAAAGGAGTTGAAGAGGGTGAGAGAGGCTCTAAGAGAGTCAGAAGATCAGGCTGAAGCTCTGGAGGCAGAGAAAGACCAGATGTTGCTGAAGCTTCAATCATCTAAAGAG TCTGAGATGTCTGTGCTGAACCAGATAGAGCAGGTGAACCAGAAGTTGAGCAAGTCTACACAGGCCCAGTCTGAGCTTGAAGACCAGCTAAGTGACAGTCGCAGCTGCCTGGGTCAAATACAACTG GAGCGAGACCTTCTGTCTGCTAAGGTGCTGAGACTCGAGGACAGCTTGGAGGACATGAAGACAAAGCTTTCTGCAGCGCTGTCTGAAAAAGACTGCCTTTTTCAG GAGAAGGCTGATGTGCACCAGCGTGCCGAGGTCCTGGGCCTCCAGCTGGAGCGTGCTCAGAGAGGCAGGGAGGGCTTCACTGAGCAGGTGTGTGAGCTCCACAGCGAGCTGGCACGGGCCAAAGCCGAGGCAAGCAAACACAATCAGGACAGACTGCTAATGAAAGACGAAGTGCAGGCGACcaaagag TTAAGTGAGAAGCTTTCCTCTGATCTGGAAACATCCAAAGACAAGTTGGAGGTGACCCTGAAACAGCTGCATGAGCTGGAGGCCGAGAAGGTGATCCACACCAATCAGATCACTGCGCTGGAGGCAGAGCGCTCCATTCTGATcggagagaaggaggagctgCTGAGGTCTGTCCACCACGCAGAGCAAGAAGATGCAGCAGGACTGAAAGAAGAGGGCCTGCACCTCAG GGAGTCACAGACGCGCTTGCAGCAGAAGCATGAGGAGTTGCAGACCCGTTGCAAGGACCTGGAGGAACTGTGCTTGCAGAGGGAGGCAGAGCTGGGTCAGAAGACAGGGGAGCTGCGGCGCATGGAATCAGGTTTTACAGAGGAAAAGGAGGAACTGAAGAGGGTGGCTGCCCACTGGAACGACAGGTGGGAGGAAGTGGCGCTGAAATTGCGTTCCACGCAGGCAGAACTGgatggagagaagagacagCGTCAGCAGGACACAAGCAGA TTTCAGGAAGAAGGAGCAGAACTGGTAAAAGCTGCTGATAGACTTCAGACAGAGCTGCAGAGAAGCCA GGTAGAcatcctccagctgctgcagcagaggGCCGACAGTGAAGCAGAGCTGAGCAGAATCAAG GAAGCAGGAGCCATGGAGAGGGTCAAGTTGGATGCCTGCAGGCAGCAGTTAGATCTGGAGAGGAACAGGAGTCAGACCCTGCAGAGGAAAATGATGAATGGACCAGTATATCCTTCTTCTCTTAACAAACATAacacagaagaaaacaacacGCTCTACATACAAGACGATCCACAGAGAATATTTCTAACTGATCCTTCAAGCCTAGAAGGCAGGACTCCATCTCTGTTTTGGCTGCAGGTGTctctggaggaggagggtggggagCGGGCGCAGGAGCAAGCAGAGATGAAGAAGTTGTGGGACATGCTGATGCTCAGAAGTtcggagctggagaggcagcagcaggaactgcaGTCTGCCAGAGTCCAG GTATCACAGAACAGCAGTGAGGTAGACAGGCTACAGCAACAACTCACTAACAAAGAGAAAGAGCTGATGGAGAA ggAGAATGCTCTTAAATGTCTGGAGAAGCTAAGAGATAgcgagagaagagagaaaatgaacaaGATCAGAGTTCTAGAGCAGAAG ATTTCTGAATTAAAAGAAGCAAATGTGGAGagaaagggaaataaaaaagaagagacCTTTCATGGAGACTCTGAAAGCTCTGATGCACATAAGACTCATTTGGACG AGTCCACGAGGAGAGCTGAACAGCAGAAAACAAAGAGTCTGAAGGACCTACATCAG AATAAAGAAGGAAGAAGGCAGTCTCATGAGGCCACGAAAGAGAGAGTGTTGAAACCAGAGGCCGCAGATCACGAGCATCAAAGAAGACTGGTTACTGAGCAG TTGAAGAGTCTGTTTAAGGAGCAGGAGCAGAGGAGCAGAGGCCAGACACCTGATGGGTCACCAGGGGTTCATGCAAAGTGGATCAAG AATTCTGTGGGGACCCTTGGTAGCAAGCTAAAGGAGGACCATGAGAGGGGGAGCCAACAGAAAGAAGCTGGCCCAGGAGCACTGCAGGGCACAGAAAGTCCTCATCTGCAAGAGGAGGAGGCCAAACCTAGACAGGAGCTCCACAGCGAAACTGTTCAG ATGTCATCCGTGAGAGAGGAAATCAGCAATCTAAGCAAAAGAAATGAGAATCTCCTTAAAG CCAAATTAAGGTTCCAGCATCAGATCCAGCGTTTGAAACTGAAGGTGCCGTTGAACAGAGAAAGAACTTCATCCCCCTCCATGCTGTCCTCACTCAGCACAAAAGCAGGGGAAGAGGAGATACGCATGGACTGTGATGATGGGTCTTATCTGGCCAGGCAAGTAATGGTGTGTGACTCTGAGAATGAGGATGAGGTGGTATCTGAGGAACTGGATGTGATCTCTGCCATGCTTGAAATCGGACTTGGAGGTCAATTCGAATGA